A genomic segment from Amphiprion ocellaris isolate individual 3 ecotype Okinawa chromosome 17, ASM2253959v1, whole genome shotgun sequence encodes:
- the naif1 gene encoding nuclear apoptosis-inducing factor 1 produces the protein MASVAKKRKMNFSEREVEIIVEEIEKQKHTLVNHFNAGVTHMAKNNAWVDILKKVNAVTTCPRELPEVKKKWSDMKTEVRRKVAQARAAIEATSADCTPVPVILTAMQQRICNLLGEATIISLPAGDSDAEITLPVTVNAAATVTLTEALPAGPGTVCDEAKPLTAETTYHTLEDGGVVEYCTTTVSDSTPTVVAAVETPVEMLASSSASPPPPQSQAKPQELKSRIALNSARLLQEQRVTNVHIRQIAQHLEGQNELLQMMRRSQEAQAFAQERQAQALEGTQAALLALVQMLRPALKDLRKFLQSGTEVANPSSSVGGAPAEGAGTEEQSRPKTPPPPPDPPVEMQ, from the exons ATGGCATCGGTcgccaaaaagagaaaaatgaatttCTCGGAAAGAGAGGTGGAAATTATAGTAGAAGAAATAGAGAAACAAAAGCACACACTGGTTAACCACTTCAATGCTGGAGTCACTCACATGGCCAAGAATAACGCGTGGGTGGACATCCTGAAAAAGGTGAACGCTGTCACCACTTGTCCCCGAGAGTTGCCTGAGGTGAAAAAGAAGTGGTCGGACATGAAGACCGAGGTCCGGCGGAAAGTGGCCCAGGCGCGGGCAGCGATAGAGGCGACGTCCGCCGACTGCACTCCAGTTCCCGTCATCCTCACTGCCATGCAGCAGAGGATCTGTAACCTCCTGGGGGAGGCCACCATCATCAGCTTACCGGCTGGAGACTCGGATGCTGAGATAACTTTACCCGTCACGGTCAACGCCGCCGCCACCGTCACACTCACAGAGG CTCTTCCAGCTGGTCCAGGGACAGTCTGTGATGAAGCTAAACCGCTGACTG ctgaaacaaCGTACCACACCCTGGAGGATGGAGGTGTGGTTGAGTACTGCACCACCACTGTGAGTGACTCCACTCCCACCGTAGTAGCCGCTGTTGAGACTCCGGTGGAGATGCTGGCCTCGTCTTCCGCCTCTCCGCCTCCACCTCAGAGTCAGGCCAAACCCCAGGAGCTGAAGAGCCGCATCGCCCTCAACTCTGCCCGCCTCCTGCAGGAGCAGAGAGTCACCAACGTCCACATACGGCAGATCGCTCAGCACCTTGAGGGCCAGAATGAGCTTCTGCAGATGATGCGGCGCTCCCAGGAAGCTCAGGCGTTTGCCCAGGAAAGGCAGGCCCAGGCCCTGGAGGGGACTCAGGCTGCCCTGCTGGCATTAGTGCAGATGCTCAGGCCAGCCCTGAAAGACCTGCGTAAATTCCTGCAGAGCGGGACTGAGGTGGCAAACCCCAGCAGCTCAGTAGGAGGAGCACCAGCTGAGGGTGCAGGAACAGAGGAACAGAGCAGGCCCAAaacaccacctcctcctccagaccCACCTGTGGAGATGCAATAG